A genome region from Clostridium sp. JN-9 includes the following:
- the mgtA gene encoding magnesium-translocating P-type ATPase, whose amino-acid sequence MVLKKLVNSIENKFIETILKNLDTTINGLSEQEAEERIDKYGYNEIGEGTNNSIIKKLLSNLKNPLVILLAVLAVISYITGDTSAAVVMVIMIILGVVLKFVQEVRADNSAEELRSMVSTTATVIRDGMQKEIPLRLIVPGDIIHLASGDMIPADIQLVVSKDLFVNQSSLTGESLPVEKNVVDGHWESELENPNLCFMGTNVESGTAIAVALTTGKKTYFGQLSSKLTAERPMTSFDKGVNQYTWLMIKFIFVMAPLVFLINGLTKGNWFEAFLFGIAVAVGLTPEMLPMIVTVNLTKGAMTMAKKNVIVKKLNAIQNFGAMDVLCTDKTGTITCGKVILEKYLNIYGNDSKRVLKYGFINSFYQTGLRNVMDTAILAHKDEEEDYFNIEKKYDKIDEIPFDFIRKRMSVVVENKRMEHVLICKGAVEEVLSLCNVYETKEGTEPFMGRMTDKIENMIWNLNAEGYRVIAVAYKIFDKNKKEYAVSDESGLTLLGFLAFLDPPKDTSAEAISKFHKYNVDVKVLTGDNETVTKKICQEVNLPVDKILLGNEIDMMSDEELSKAAEKTSVFAKLSPMHKERIIKALQSREHVVGFMGDGINDAPALKAADVGVSVDTAVDIAKESSDIILLENNLLVLEEGVLEGRRVFGNIVKYIKMTASSNFGNMFSVLGASIFVPFLPMMPIQVLTNNLLYDISQTTIPTDSVDDEWISIPRKWAVDEIKRFIIHIGPISSIFDYTTYLMMLFIFNAWNNPALFQTGWFLESLFTQTLIIHVIRTNKIPFIQSRASNPLMITSLLIVIFGVILVNSPLASAFGFTKLPALYYLLLALTLLCYVVLTQIVKVWYIKKYDIE is encoded by the coding sequence ATGGTATTAAAAAAGCTAGTAAATTCAATTGAAAATAAATTTATTGAAACTATTTTAAAAAATTTAGATACTACTATTAATGGATTATCTGAACAAGAAGCAGAGGAAAGAATTGATAAGTATGGATATAATGAAATAGGAGAAGGTACAAACAACTCCATAATTAAGAAATTATTATCAAACTTAAAGAACCCCTTAGTTATTTTACTGGCTGTACTTGCAGTAATATCATATATTACTGGAGATACAAGTGCAGCAGTAGTAATGGTAATAATGATTATACTTGGGGTAGTATTAAAGTTTGTGCAGGAAGTAAGAGCAGATAATTCTGCTGAAGAATTAAGATCAATGGTAAGCACTACTGCCACTGTAATAAGAGATGGAATGCAAAAAGAAATTCCCCTAAGACTGATTGTACCAGGTGACATTATTCATTTGGCATCAGGTGATATGATACCAGCGGATATACAGCTTGTAGTATCCAAGGATTTGTTTGTAAATCAATCATCTCTTACTGGAGAGTCACTTCCAGTAGAGAAAAATGTTGTAGACGGTCATTGGGAAAGTGAACTGGAGAACCCTAACTTATGTTTTATGGGTACTAACGTAGAAAGCGGCACTGCCATTGCTGTTGCGCTGACTACAGGTAAGAAGACTTACTTTGGTCAATTAAGCAGTAAATTAACTGCTGAAAGACCAATGACTAGTTTTGATAAAGGTGTAAACCAGTATACATGGCTAATGATTAAATTCATATTTGTTATGGCACCACTGGTATTTCTTATTAATGGTTTAACTAAAGGAAATTGGTTTGAGGCTTTTTTATTTGGTATTGCAGTAGCAGTAGGTCTTACTCCAGAGATGCTTCCTATGATTGTTACAGTAAATTTAACTAAAGGTGCCATGACTATGGCAAAAAAGAATGTAATAGTAAAGAAATTAAATGCCATACAAAATTTTGGAGCAATGGATGTGCTTTGTACAGATAAGACAGGCACCATTACTTGTGGTAAAGTTATTCTTGAAAAATATCTAAATATCTATGGTAATGACTCGAAAAGGGTTTTAAAGTATGGGTTTATCAATAGCTTTTATCAAACAGGATTAAGAAATGTTATGGATACTGCTATTCTTGCTCATAAAGATGAGGAAGAAGATTATTTTAATATTGAGAAGAAATATGATAAAATAGATGAAATTCCATTTGATTTTATAAGAAAAAGAATGTCAGTTGTTGTAGAAAACAAAAGAATGGAGCATGTATTAATTTGTAAAGGTGCTGTAGAGGAAGTATTAAGTTTATGTAATGTATATGAAACTAAAGAAGGTACAGAACCTTTTATGGGCAGAATGACAGATAAAATTGAAAATATGATATGGAATTTAAATGCTGAAGGTTACAGGGTTATTGCAGTAGCATATAAGATATTTGATAAAAATAAAAAAGAATATGCTGTATCAGATGAAAGCGGATTAACATTACTTGGATTTTTGGCATTCCTTGATCCGCCAAAGGATACTTCAGCAGAGGCCATTTCCAAATTCCATAAATATAATGTGGATGTGAAAGTTCTTACAGGAGATAATGAAACAGTAACCAAGAAGATTTGTCAGGAAGTTAATTTACCTGTAGATAAAATACTTCTAGGCAATGAGATAGATATGATGTCCGATGAAGAATTAAGTAAGGCAGCAGAGAAAACTTCTGTTTTTGCTAAACTTTCACCAATGCACAAAGAACGAATAATAAAAGCACTGCAAAGCAGAGAACATGTAGTTGGTTTTATGGGAGATGGTATCAATGATGCTCCGGCACTTAAAGCAGCAGATGTAGGAGTTTCAGTTGACACAGCTGTTGATATTGCAAAAGAGTCTTCAGACATTATACTTCTTGAAAACAATCTGCTTGTACTTGAAGAAGGTGTACTTGAAGGAAGAAGAGTATTTGGAAATATAGTTAAGTATATTAAAATGACTGCAAGTTCTAATTTTGGCAACATGTTCAGTGTGCTTGGGGCAAGTATATTTGTACCTTTTTTACCAATGATGCCAATACAGGTTTTAACTAATAATTTATTGTATGATATATCACAGACTACTATACCTACAGATTCAGTAGATGATGAATGGATATCAATACCGAGAAAGTGGGCAGTTGATGAAATAAAGCGCTTTATTATTCATATAGGGCCAATTAGTTCTATATTTGATTACACCACTTATCTTATGATGTTATTTATATTTAATGCCTGGAATAATCCAGCATTGTTCCAAACAGGCTGGTTTCTTGAATCGCTGTTTACACAGACATTAATAATACATGTAATAAGAACAAATAAAATACCATTTATTCAAAGCAGGGCAAGTAATCCTCTTATGATAACTTCATTATTGATAGTGATTTTTGGTGTAATATTAGTTAATTCACCACTTGCAAGTGCATTTGGGTTTACTAAATTACCTGCATTATATTATTTACTGTTAGCACTTACATTATTGTGTTATGTAGTGTTAACTCAAATAGTAAAAGTATGGTATATAAAAAAATATGATATTGAATAA
- a CDS encoding MerR family transcriptional regulator, whose amino-acid sequence MEKYFSIGEISKLSNLSVQTLRHYDKLGLLKPSLAKDNGYRYYSLEQFYKLDLIIFYRKLGLSLSEIKEIISNKANIEDALGLLQNQEYEMDRQIKELQKQRNLIQKKNQHIKSMLAKPLETAFLNEKPKKKIAKVNMENKNLEDAEISFRKALNTFPKLDDLLNLEVLYEINYEQFNKNKEAKYNIYFNITDNDIEDDENIKVCELQEGLYASILYIDYYSNYEKYVRLLFKFIEDENLKAEGSLYESYIASEFCDDREKGFIELFIKVAK is encoded by the coding sequence ATGGAGAAATATTTTTCAATAGGAGAGATATCTAAACTATCCAATTTATCTGTTCAAACCTTAAGACATTATGATAAATTAGGACTTTTAAAACCCAGTTTAGCTAAGGATAATGGATACAGGTATTATTCTCTGGAACAATTTTATAAGTTAGATTTAATAATATTTTATAGAAAATTAGGATTATCCCTTTCAGAAATAAAAGAAATTATATCAAACAAAGCTAATATAGAAGATGCACTTGGACTCTTACAAAATCAAGAATATGAAATGGATAGACAAATTAAGGAGCTTCAAAAGCAAAGGAACTTAATTCAAAAGAAAAACCAACACATAAAATCTATGCTTGCGAAGCCTTTAGAAACAGCATTTTTAAATGAAAAACCTAAAAAGAAGATTGCTAAGGTAAATATGGAGAATAAAAATTTAGAGGATGCAGAAATAAGTTTTAGAAAAGCCTTAAATACATTCCCTAAGCTAGATGACCTTTTGAATTTGGAAGTTCTGTATGAAATAAACTATGAACAGTTTAACAAAAATAAAGAGGCAAAATATAATATTTATTTTAATATTACGGACAACGATATAGAAGATGATGAAAACATTAAGGTTTGTGAACTTCAAGAAGGATTATATGCATCTATCCTTTATATTGACTATTATAGTAACTACGAAAAATATGTAAGACTACTCTTCAAATTTATTGAGGATGAAAACTTAAAGGCTGAAGGGTCTTTGTATGAAAGCTATATAGCTTCAGAGTTTTGTGATGATAGAGAGAAAGGTTTTATAGAATTATTTATAAAGGTTGCAAAGTAA
- a CDS encoding MATE family efflux transporter — protein sequence MIRKFFNYVIPAVIGMLVTSLYIVVDGMFVGKGVGSNALAAVNIAFPPNLIATALALIISVGGSTLVAMNLGAGKNEDAIDKFNESILFLIIVAIVLLIVGVFFSKPIAYALGAPDSLIEDVYNYIKFCFIFSVPLVLSEGLNCFLRNDGAPKLAMYAMISGSLTNILLDYIFIFIFKWGVIGAAIATGLGELVSMTIAIIYFLSGKGILRFKKCKISFKSIKDITIIGFPAFLTECTIAVVTMAFNMVILKRIGETGAATYSIINYTLTVINMIFVGIAQGMQPLLSFYYGAKEEDKVKYYYSLSIKSVLAAAFVNYFVFLLFGKRIISFFTNDMDLINVTYNALKIFSLGTFFAGINVIESAYFQSIKMCKISTAICVFRGFMATQISLFILPGLIGDNGIWLSNLGGELLVFLVVMASQKKYERRDWCHPLDK from the coding sequence TTGATAAGAAAATTTTTCAACTATGTAATTCCAGCTGTAATCGGAATGCTGGTGACATCATTATATATAGTTGTGGATGGAATGTTTGTTGGCAAAGGGGTAGGAAGCAATGCATTGGCAGCAGTAAATATAGCATTTCCACCAAACCTGATAGCCACGGCATTAGCGCTAATAATTTCTGTTGGTGGATCAACCTTAGTTGCCATGAACTTGGGGGCTGGCAAAAATGAGGATGCTATAGATAAATTTAATGAATCTATTTTATTTCTGATTATAGTGGCAATAGTACTACTTATTGTAGGTGTATTTTTTTCAAAGCCTATAGCTTATGCCTTGGGAGCACCGGATTCTTTAATAGAGGATGTGTATAATTATATAAAATTTTGTTTCATATTTTCTGTACCTTTAGTTTTAAGCGAGGGACTAAACTGTTTTTTAAGAAATGATGGTGCACCAAAGCTTGCCATGTATGCAATGATATCAGGATCACTAACTAACATATTGCTGGATTATATATTTATTTTTATATTTAAATGGGGAGTTATAGGGGCTGCTATTGCTACAGGGTTAGGTGAACTTGTAAGCATGACCATAGCAATTATTTACTTTCTAAGTGGAAAAGGAATCCTCAGATTTAAAAAATGCAAAATATCCTTTAAATCAATCAAAGATATAACAATAATAGGATTTCCAGCATTCTTAACAGAGTGTACCATAGCAGTTGTAACCATGGCCTTTAACATGGTAATTTTAAAAAGAATTGGGGAAACTGGTGCTGCAACCTACAGCATAATAAACTATACTTTAACAGTGATAAATATGATATTTGTGGGCATAGCCCAAGGAATGCAGCCGCTATTAAGCTTTTATTATGGGGCTAAAGAAGAGGATAAAGTTAAATACTATTATTCACTATCTATAAAAAGTGTACTTGCAGCAGCCTTTGTTAATTATTTTGTTTTCCTACTATTTGGAAAACGGATAATATCATTTTTTACTAACGATATGGATTTGATAAACGTAACATATAATGCACTTAAGATATTTAGCTTGGGAACTTTCTTTGCTGGTATTAATGTAATTGAATCTGCCTATTTTCAAAGCATCAAAATGTGCAAAATTTCAACTGCCATATGCGTATTTAGAGGATTTATGGCCACGCAAATTTCTTTATTCATATTGCCAGGATTAATAGGTGATAACGGAATATGGCTTAGTAATTTAGGCGGAGAATTATTAGTCTTCTTAGTAGTAATGGCCAGCCAGAAGAAGTATGAGAGAAGGGATTGGTGTCATCCACTTGACAAATGA
- a CDS encoding NUDIX domain-containing protein: MKTLIVMDSNNYDDSMPRFFREAVRAIILTNKKIALVKSEKAGYYKFPGGGIENGETHQQTLIRETKEETGLNIDTSSIKVYGKVKEIRKSLYDNEVFEQISYYYFCKVIENEISHTNLDKYEAELGYHLEYVTIDEAIKQNSTYESKEGLEFIKRETNILRLLLNRQNDNKIAKHNPS; encoded by the coding sequence ATGAAAACGTTAATTGTAATGGATTCAAATAATTATGATGATTCTATGCCGCGCTTCTTCAGAGAGGCAGTGCGTGCAATAATACTTACTAATAAAAAAATAGCCCTGGTGAAAAGTGAAAAAGCAGGTTACTACAAGTTTCCAGGCGGAGGCATTGAGAATGGAGAAACACATCAACAAACACTAATAAGAGAAACAAAAGAAGAAACTGGTTTGAATATAGATACTTCCTCCATAAAGGTATATGGCAAGGTTAAGGAAATAAGAAAAAGCCTTTATGATAATGAAGTATTTGAACAAATTTCATATTATTATTTCTGTAAAGTAATTGAAAATGAAATTTCACACACTAATCTGGACAAGTATGAAGCAGAACTTGGTTATCATTTAGAATATGTCACTATAGATGAGGCAATAAAGCAAAATAGTACTTATGAGAGTAAAGAGGGTTTGGAATTCATTAAAAGAGAAACAAATATATTAAGGTTATTATTAAATCGCCAAAATGATAACAAAATTGCTAAACATAATCCTTCTTAA
- a CDS encoding transposase, with protein sequence MINYSKLSYQIKRKLLTFSKKISINLSRPNYKFIAQMIYGISESQTVLLSGISRALKEDISLKKTIERLSNNLRTFDKQSVVINNYISEIKPYINDNTVFCVDGSEITKRNSKVLEAMGKVRDGSTGETNVNGYNCLEIAALTSKYSMPISVYSKMYSNIEKGFVSENEETFKGLNFIRQSFNNKGIKALDRGYDSRKFYEYFIDNKENFVIRAKGNRNVIHNGKVMNILKLANKYKGKFSTIVTNKAGRAKKCKFSFIQITLPDIPDKPLTLVVIRGFGKIPMMLISNIKPNDKKLTLAIIKVYIKRWKIEEYFRFKKQQFDFENIRVRSLNSIRTMNLFLTLIIGFAATLSEKRGESALIICIQNISKRIYDIPDFNYYALADGIYAVLKKTHTGIKNFIKPVSKTKTTQQLIMAQVLELVG encoded by the coding sequence ATGATTAATTATAGCAAATTATCGTACCAAATAAAAAGAAAATTATTAACTTTTTCAAAAAAAATCTCAATAAATTTATCAAGACCTAATTATAAATTTATTGCACAGATGATTTATGGAATTTCAGAAAGCCAGACTGTGCTTTTAAGTGGCATATCAAGAGCTCTTAAAGAGGATATCTCTTTAAAGAAAACCATTGAAAGACTTTCTAATAACCTTAGAACGTTTGATAAACAAAGTGTTGTAATAAACAACTACATTTCTGAAATAAAACCATACATTAATGACAATACAGTATTTTGCGTTGATGGTTCTGAAATCACAAAACGTAATAGTAAAGTTTTAGAAGCTATGGGCAAGGTACGTGATGGCAGCACAGGTGAAACCAATGTCAATGGATATAATTGTCTTGAAATTGCTGCACTTACAAGTAAGTATAGTATGCCTATATCTGTGTACTCAAAAATGTATTCAAACATTGAAAAAGGCTTTGTAAGTGAGAATGAAGAAACTTTTAAAGGATTAAATTTTATTAGACAAAGTTTTAATAATAAGGGCATTAAAGCTCTTGATAGGGGTTATGATAGCAGAAAGTTTTATGAATACTTTATAGATAATAAAGAAAACTTTGTTATTCGAGCAAAAGGCAATAGAAATGTTATTCATAATGGTAAAGTTATGAATATACTTAAACTTGCAAACAAGTATAAAGGAAAGTTTTCGACTATAGTCACCAATAAAGCTGGTAGGGCTAAAAAATGCAAATTTAGCTTTATACAAATAACATTGCCAGATATACCTGATAAGCCTCTTACACTTGTAGTAATAAGAGGCTTTGGCAAAATACCTATGATGCTTATCAGCAATATTAAGCCTAATGATAAGAAATTAACCTTAGCTATAATTAAGGTTTACATTAAACGTTGGAAGATAGAAGAATATTTCAGATTTAAAAAACAGCAGTTTGATTTTGAAAATATAAGAGTAAGAAGTTTAAATTCAATAAGAACTATGAATTTATTTCTAACCTTAATTATAGGTTTTGCTGCAACACTTTCAGAAAAAAGAGGAGAAAGTGCATTAATCATATGCATTCAAAACATATCTAAGCGTATTTATGATATACCTGATTTTAATTATTATGCATTAGCTGATGGTATTTATGCAGTATTAAAGAAAACGCATACTGGTATTAAAAATTTTATTAAACCGGTTTCCAAAACCAAGACTACACAACAACTAATTATGGCTCAGGTACTAGAATTAGTAGGATAA